A window of the Brassica napus cultivar Da-Ae chromosome C5, Da-Ae, whole genome shotgun sequence genome harbors these coding sequences:
- the LOC106452478 gene encoding probable small nuclear ribonucleoprotein G, with protein sequence MSRSGQPPDLKKYMDKKLQIKLNANRMVVGTLRGFDQFMNLVVDNTVEVNGDDKTDIGMVVIRGNSIVTVEALEPVGRS encoded by the exons ATGAGTCGATCAGGTCAGCCTCCGGATCTCAAGAA GTACATGGACAAGAAGCTCCAAA TTAAGCTGAATGCCAACAGAATGGTTGTTGGAACTCTCCGTGGGTTTGACCAGTTCATGAATCTTGTGGTGGATAACACTGTTGAAGTCAATGGTGATGACAAAACTGACATTGGCATGGTG GTGATAAGAGGAAACAGCATTGTCACCGTTGAAGCTCTTGAACCAGTTGGAAGATCttag
- the LOC106452477 gene encoding rho GTPase-activating protein 4: MARVLKSTQSCHFPSPSSSCGGSNDGNRDPHSLFNIPLDEEQEEDERSQKERERFELSSSLEILASAIRKSLIVGCVGQEINLSSMEIGVPTDVRHVAHVTFDRFHGFLGLPVEFEPEVPTRPPSASAKVFGVSTESMQLSYDTRGNVVPTILLMMQSHLYSRGGLRVEGIFRINGENGQEEYIREELNKGVVPDNIDVHCLASLIKAWFRELPTGVLDSLSPEQVMESESEEECVELVRMLPSTEASLLDWSINLMADVVEMECLNKMNARNIAMVFAPNMTQMLDPLTALMYAVQVMNFLKTLIVKTLKDRKESRDRLVPGSNPGPRDENGDQGSRQLLHLMEVNKEVALDTVEVEMKDKEESEVQEEYAEPREILGVKSSLNKSCQYNNNGGFGKKQKGWEEKRKMKNASSIVGRVNYRVELFEAWR, translated from the exons ATGGCTAGAGTGCTAAAATCCACTCAATCATGCCACTTCCCTTCACCTTCAAGCTCCTGCGGAGGCAGCAATGATGGTAACAGAGACCCACATTCTCTTTTTAACATTCCTCTCGacgaagaacaagaagaagacgaaagaagccagaaagagagagaaagattcGAGCTTTCGTCTTCCTTGGAGATTCTCGCTTCTGCTATCAGAAAGTCTTTAATCGTTGGCTGCGTTGGCCAAGAGATAAATCTTTCTTCAATGGAGATTGGTGTCCCTACAGACGTTAGACACGTCGCTCACGTCACCTTCGACCGTTTCCACGGCTTCCTCGGCTTGCCCGTTGAGTTCGAACCTGAAGTCCCTACACGCCCTCCTAGTGCAAG TGCAAAGGTGTTTGGTGTCTCGACCGAGTCAATGCAGCTGTCTTACGATACTAGAGGGAACGTTGTGCCTACGATACTCTTGATGATGCAGAGTCACTTGTACAGTAGAGGAGGGTTAAGGGTAGAAGGAATCTTCAGGATTAATGGTGAGAATGGTCAAGAGGAGTACATAAGAGAAGAGTTGAACAAAGGTGTTGTACCTGATAACATTGATGTTCATTGCTTGGCAAGTCTCATTAAG GCTTGGTTTAGGGAGCTTCCTACTGGTGTGTTGGACTCACTCTCGCCAGAGCAAGTGATGGAGTCTGAAAGCGAAGAAGAGTGTGTTGAGCTTGTGAGGATGCTTCCTTCAACGGAAGCTTCTTTGTTGGATTGGTCAATTAATCTGATGGCTGATGTTGTGGAGATGGAATGTCTTAACAAGATGAATGCGAGAAACATAGCTATGGTTTTCGCACCTAACATGACTCAG ATGTTGGATCCTTTGACGGCACTAATGTATGCTGTGCAAGTCATGAACTTTCTTAAGACACTTATTGTGAAGACGCTTAAGGACCGGAAAGAGTCTCGAGATAGGTTGGTTCCAGGTTCGAACCCGGGTCCTAGGGACGAGAATGGTGATCAGGGCAGCAGACAGTTGTTgcatctcatggaagttaaCAAGGAGGTTGCTTTGGATACCGTTGAGGTGGAAATGAAAGACAAAGAGGAGTCTGAAGTACAAGAAGAATATGCAGAACCTAGAGAGATTCTTGGTGTAAAGTCGTCTCTGAATAAAAGCTGTCAGTATAATAACAATGGAGGTTTTGGAAAGAAACAGAAAGGTTGggaggagaagaggaagatgaagaatgcTAGTAGTATTGTGGGACGTGTGAATTACAGAGTTGAGCTTTTTGAAGCTTggcggtga
- the LOC106345495 gene encoding salicylate/benzoate carboxyl methyltransferase-like isoform X1, producing MSMSTTNLCIPRCRYTDEKSDDEYAFVKALRMSGGVGANSYSANSLLQRRVLSMAKPVLVTNTEEMMMNLNFPNYIKVAELGCSSGQNTFLAISEIINTINVLCQNSNQNPPEIDCCLNDLPENDFNTTFKFVPFFNKEIMMTNQASCFVYGAPGSFYSRLFSRNSLHFIHSSYALHWLSKVPENLENNKENVYISNSSPQSAYKAYLNQFQRDFSMFLTLRSEEIVSNGRMVLTFIGRNTLNSDQFYRDCCHVWTLLSKSLGDLVFEGLVSKPKLDAFNMPFYDPNEQELKEVIQNEGSFEINDLETHGFDLGHSNCDNNEEYNYEAGYNEAKSIRAVTEPMLIAHFGEDVIDILFDKYARHVTQHASCRNKTSVTLVVALTKK from the exons ATGTCCATGTCCACTACTAATCTATGTATTCCGCGATGTAGGTATACTGATGAAAAGAGTGACGATGAGTATGCATTTGTGAAAGCTTTACGTATGAGTGGTGGAGTTGGAGCCAACAGTTACTCCGCCAATTCTCTACTTCAG AGAAGAGTTTTATCAATGGCCAAACCAGTCTTGGTAACAAACACAGAAGAAATGAtgatgaatttaaacttccctAACTATATCAAAGTTGCTGAATTGGGTTGTTCCTCGGGgcaaaacacgtttttggcTATCTCTGAGATCATCAACACCATCAATGTGTTGTGCCAAAACTCGAATCAAAACCCTCCAGAAATCGACTGTTGTCTCAATGATCTTCCAGAAAACGATTTCAACACAACGTTCAAGTTCGTGCCCTTCTTCAACAAGGAGATCATGATGACAAACCAAGCATCGTGTTTCGTCTATGGAGCACCAGGTTCCTTTTACTCTAGGCTCTTCTCTCGCAATAGCCTCCATTTTATACACTCCTCATACGCTCTCCATTGGCTCTCTAAG gtTCCAGAAAATCTCGAAAATAATAAGGAAAATGTGTACATATCAAACTCAAGTCCTCAAAGTGCATACAAAGCTTACTTGAATCAGTTTCAACGAGATTTCTCAATGTTTCTAACGTTACGTTCTGAAGAAATTGTCTCTAATGGACGGATGGTTCTTACCTTCATCGGTAGAAACACTCTTAACAGTGATCAATTTTATAGAGATTGTTGTCACGTTTGGACACTGCTATCAAAATCTCTCGGTGACCTAGTCTtcgag GGCCTAGTGAGTAAACCAAAACTGGATGCATTCAACATGCCATTTTATGATCCGAACGAGCAAGAACTCAAAGAAGTGATACAAAACGAAGGTTCTTTTGAAATCAATGACTTAGAAACACATGGATTTGATCTTGGCCATAGTAACTGCGACAACAACGAAGAATATAACTATGAAGCGGGATACAATGAAGCCAAATCTATAAGAGCCGTTACTGAACCAATGCTTATTGCTCATTTTGGAGAAGATGTTATCGATATCTTGTTTGATAAGTATGCTCGCCATGTGACACAACACGCGAGCTGCAGAAACAAAACGAGTGTCACTCTTGTCGTTGCGTTGACTAAGAAATAA
- the LOC106345495 gene encoding salicylate/benzoate carboxyl methyltransferase-like isoform X2 encodes MDSRFNDTVHSLRYTDEKSDDEYAFVKALRMSGGVGANSYSANSLLQRRVLSMAKPVLVTNTEEMMMNLNFPNYIKVAELGCSSGQNTFLAISEIINTINVLCQNSNQNPPEIDCCLNDLPENDFNTTFKFVPFFNKEIMMTNQASCFVYGAPGSFYSRLFSRNSLHFIHSSYALHWLSKVPENLENNKENVYISNSSPQSAYKAYLNQFQRDFSMFLTLRSEEIVSNGRMVLTFIGRNTLNSDQFYRDCCHVWTLLSKSLGDLVFEGLVSKPKLDAFNMPFYDPNEQELKEVIQNEGSFEINDLETHGFDLGHSNCDNNEEYNYEAGYNEAKSIRAVTEPMLIAHFGEDVIDILFDKYARHVTQHASCRNKTSVTLVVALTKK; translated from the exons ATGGATTCAAGATTCAACGATACCGTTCATTCCTTGAG GTATACTGATGAAAAGAGTGACGATGAGTATGCATTTGTGAAAGCTTTACGTATGAGTGGTGGAGTTGGAGCCAACAGTTACTCCGCCAATTCTCTACTTCAG AGAAGAGTTTTATCAATGGCCAAACCAGTCTTGGTAACAAACACAGAAGAAATGAtgatgaatttaaacttccctAACTATATCAAAGTTGCTGAATTGGGTTGTTCCTCGGGgcaaaacacgtttttggcTATCTCTGAGATCATCAACACCATCAATGTGTTGTGCCAAAACTCGAATCAAAACCCTCCAGAAATCGACTGTTGTCTCAATGATCTTCCAGAAAACGATTTCAACACAACGTTCAAGTTCGTGCCCTTCTTCAACAAGGAGATCATGATGACAAACCAAGCATCGTGTTTCGTCTATGGAGCACCAGGTTCCTTTTACTCTAGGCTCTTCTCTCGCAATAGCCTCCATTTTATACACTCCTCATACGCTCTCCATTGGCTCTCTAAG gtTCCAGAAAATCTCGAAAATAATAAGGAAAATGTGTACATATCAAACTCAAGTCCTCAAAGTGCATACAAAGCTTACTTGAATCAGTTTCAACGAGATTTCTCAATGTTTCTAACGTTACGTTCTGAAGAAATTGTCTCTAATGGACGGATGGTTCTTACCTTCATCGGTAGAAACACTCTTAACAGTGATCAATTTTATAGAGATTGTTGTCACGTTTGGACACTGCTATCAAAATCTCTCGGTGACCTAGTCTtcgag GGCCTAGTGAGTAAACCAAAACTGGATGCATTCAACATGCCATTTTATGATCCGAACGAGCAAGAACTCAAAGAAGTGATACAAAACGAAGGTTCTTTTGAAATCAATGACTTAGAAACACATGGATTTGATCTTGGCCATAGTAACTGCGACAACAACGAAGAATATAACTATGAAGCGGGATACAATGAAGCCAAATCTATAAGAGCCGTTACTGAACCAATGCTTATTGCTCATTTTGGAGAAGATGTTATCGATATCTTGTTTGATAAGTATGCTCGCCATGTGACACAACACGCGAGCTGCAGAAACAAAACGAGTGTCACTCTTGTCGTTGCGTTGACTAAGAAATAA
- the LOC106452479 gene encoding probable disease resistance protein RPP1 isoform X2, with protein MDLYLLLVIIATLLCSRIFSFVYAKLRVQENKIIAYSPSSSSPPSRQSSLPRNWTHDVFPSFHGADVRKSFLSHLLKECRSKGINLFIDNEITRGEFIGPELKKAIQGSRIAIVLLSKRYASSSWCLDELVEIMKCKEDLGPTVMPVFYEVDPSDVKKQAGEFGKVFKKTCKGKTNEVTRTWSEALAKVATLAGYHSNNWDNDAKMIEDVATDVANKLFNSTPPRYFDEFIGMEGHMNKISPVLRTDLDEVRMIGIWGPAGIGKTTIARCLFNQLSHSFQYSVFLMNVKAMYTPPICSDDHNVKLLFQQKFLSQILNQKEDFEISHLGVAQERLNDKKVLVVLDNVDRLVQLEAMAKETGWFGHGSRIIITTQDRKILKAHGITHIYKVDFPSDREAIQMFCMYAFGQKSPEDGFENLVWEVTRLVGKLPLGLRVMGSHFRGMSKQEWENELPELWRCLDGEIESILMFSYNALSQENKDLFLHIACIFNLESIERMVEYLSKIFPDVRQRLNVLAEKSFISLESELVSMHDLLVQLGRDIVRKQSSEPGQRQFLVDKRETCEVLSDDAAGSGNVIGIKFDGDEINVSERAFEGMSNLQFLRLGPEIDNGGDAFHLFGGQSYLSRKLRLLNWSYFPLTCLHCIPKPELLVELIMPDSKLERLWERTKPLSNLKWVDLAHSKNLKDVSSLSTATSLQELNLRGCSSLVELPSSIGNAIHLKKLNLTGCSSLLELPSSIGNATNLQFLSLSNCSSLVELPSSIGNAIGNLEHLYFSDCSSLVGVPSSIGNATNLRNLDFSRCSSLVELPASIGNLQKLDSLILRECCKLEALPVNIIFKSLMRLDLTDCSLMKSFPEISTNIKYMHLAGTAIKEVPSSIRFSHEQHRNTRDFTMDREKLSS; from the exons ATGGATCTTTACCTTCTCCTTGTGATAATTGCTACGCTTTTGTGTAGTagaatcttttcttttgtttatgcaAAGCTCAGAgtccaagaaaacaaaataatcgcttattctccttcttcatcatctccaccaTCTCGCCAGTCGTCTTTGCCTCGTAACTGGACACACGATGTCTTCCCTAGCTTCCATGGAGCAGATGTCCGTAAATCCTTTCTCAGTCATCTTCTCAAGGAGTGTAGGAGCAAAGGAATAAATCTGTTCATAGATAACGAGATCACTAGAGGAGAGTTTATCGGCCCTGAGCTCAAGAAGGCAATCCAAGGATCAAGAATTGCGATTGTGTTGCTCTCGAAAAGATACGCTTCTTCCTCTTGGTGTCTTGACGAGTTAGTGGAGATTATGAAGTGTAAGGAAGATTTAGGTCCAACGGTGATGCCAGTTTTCTATGAAGTGGATCCAAGTGATGTCAAGAAGCAGGCCGGTGAGTTTGGGAAAGTCTTCAAAAAAACTTGTAAAGGTAAAACAAATGAGGTTACTAGGACATGGAGTGAAGCTCTAGCAAAAGTGGCCACCCTCGCTGGTTACCATTCTAATAACTG GGATAATGATGCAAAAATGATCGAAGATGTTGCCACTGATGTCGCAAACAAGTTGTTTAACTCCACGCCGCCAAGATATTTCGACGAGTTCATTGGGATGGAAGGTCATATGAACAAGATTTCGCCTGTTTTACGCACAGATTTGGATGAAGTGAGGATGATAGGGATTTGGGGGCCGGCTGGGATTGGCAAGACCACCATTGCTAGGTGTCTGTTCAATCAACTATCCCATTCGTTTCAATACAGTGTCTTTCTGATGAATGTCAAAGCAATGTATACGCCACCGATTTGTTCAGACGACCACAATGTGAAGTTGCTTTTCCAGCAAAAGTTTTTGTCTCAAATACTCAACCAAAAAGAAGATTTCGAGATTTCTCACTTGGGAGTTGCACAAGAAAGACTGAATGATAAGAAAGTTCTTGTTGTTCTTGATAACGTTGACCGGTTAGTACAACTAGAAGCCATGGCCAAAGAAACTGGGTGGtttggtcatggaagtcgaattATCATTACGACGCAAGATCGAAAGATTCTGAAGGCACATGGGATCACTCATATATACAAGGTTGATTTTCCGTCAGATCGTGAGGCTATTCAGATGTTTTGTATGTATGCTTTTGGTCAAAAGTCCCCTGAAGATGGTTTTGAGAACCTTGTATGGGAAGTTACAAGACTCGTCGGTAAACTCCCTTTGGGACTAAGGGTTATGGGATCTCATTTTCGTGGAATGTCCAAGCAGGAGTGGGAGAATGAACTACCAGAGCTATGGAGATGCCTTGATGGAGAAATTGAGAGCATTTTGATGTTCAGTTATAACGCATTAtctcaagaaaataaagatttgtttcTTCATATAGCCTGCATTTTCAACCTTGAAAGTATAGAGAGAATGGTAGAGTATCTTTCAAAGATATTTCCTGATGTGAGGCAACGGCTTAACGTCTTAGCTGAGAAGTCTTTCATATCTTTGGAAAGTGAACTCGTGAGTATGCATGATCTGCTAGTCCAGCTGGGTAGAGACATTGTCCGCAAACAGTCCAGTGAACCTGGACAACGCCAGTTTCTGGTCGATAAAAGAGAGACTTGTGAAGTACTTTCTGATGATGCAGCG GGTAGTGGAAATGTTATTGGCATAAAGTTTGATGGAGACGAAATAAATGTGAGTGAGAGAGCCTTTGAAGGAATGTCTAATCTCCAGTTCTTAAGACTCGGACCGGAAATTGATAATGGAGGAGATGCATTTCATCTATTTGGTGGACAAAGCTATTTATCTCGTAAACTTAGATTACTAAATTGGAGCTATTTTCCGCTGACATGTTTGCACTGTATTCCCAAGCCAGAGCTCCTCGTGGAACTAATCATGCCTGACAGCAAACTTGAGAGGTTGTGGGAAAGAACAAAA CCGCTTAGCAATCTCAAGTGGGTTGATTTGGCGCATTCAAAAAACTTGAAGGATGTTTCTAGTCTCTCAACTGCCACTAGTCTACAGGAATTAAATCTCAGAGGATGTTCAAGTTTAGTGGAGCTTCCCTCTTCTATTGGAAATGCCATTCATCTCAAGAAGTTGAATCTCACTGGATGTTCAAGTTTGTTAGAGCTTCCTTCCTCTATTGGGAATGCAACTAATCTCCAGTTTCTATCTCTTAGTAATTGTTCAAGTTTAGTGGAGCTCCCCTCTTCTATTGGGAATGCCATAGGGAACCTAGAGCATTTGTATTTTAGTGATTGCTCAAGTTTAGTGGGAGTCCCTTCCTCTATTGGAAATGCAACTAATCTCAGGAATTTGGATTTTAGCAGATGCTCAAGTCTTGTGGAGCTTCCTGCCTCTATTGGAAACCTCCAAAAACTAGACTCTTTGATTTTGAGAGAATGTTGCAAGCTGGAGGCTCTTCCTGTCAACATCATCTTTAAATCTCTGATGAGACTTGATCTCACTGATTGCTCCTTGATGAAAAGTTTTCCTGAGATCTCGACAAACATCAAATATATGCATCTCGCTGGAACTGCGATTAAAGAAGTGCCTTCATCGATCAG ATTTAGTCATGAGCAACACAGAAATACAAGAGATTTCACCATGGATAGAGAGAAGCTCTCGTCTTGA